The Streptomyces phaeolivaceus genome has a window encoding:
- a CDS encoding HU family DNA-binding protein → MNRSELVAALADRAEVTRKDADAVLAAFAETVGDIVSKGDEKVTIPGFLTFERTHRAARTARNPQTGDPIQIPAGYSVKVSAGSKLKEAAKGK, encoded by the coding sequence ATGAACCGCAGTGAGCTGGTGGCCGCGCTGGCCGACCGCGCCGAGGTGACCCGCAAGGACGCCGACGCCGTGCTGGCCGCGTTCGCTGAGACTGTCGGCGACATCGTCTCCAAGGGCGACGAGAAGGTCACCATCCCCGGCTTCCTGACCTTCGAGCGCACCCACCGTGCCGCTCGCACCGCTCGTAACCCGCAGACCGGCGACCCGATCCAGATCCCGGCCGGCTACAGCGTGAAGGTCTCCGCGGGCAGCAAGCTCAAGGAAGCGGCCAAGGGCAAGTAA
- a CDS encoding NAD-dependent malic enzyme, whose amino-acid sequence MATAPSVSYSMTVRLEVPASGTAVSQLTGAVESHGGSVTGLDVTASGHEKLRIDVTIAATSTAHADEIVEQLRHIEGVTLGKVSDRTFLMHLGGKIEMASKHPIRNRDDLSMIYTPGVARVCMAIAENPEDARRLTIKRNTVAVVTDGSAVLGLGNIGPMAAMPVMEGKAALFKRFADIDAWPICLDTQDTDEIVTIVKAIAPGFAGINLEDISAPRCFEIEARLREALDIPVFHDDQHGTAIVVLAALTNALRVASKAIGDIRVVMSGAGAAGTAILKLLIAAGVKNAVVADIHGVVHCDRADLVDAAADSPLRWIADNTNPEGLTGTLKEAVRGADVFIGVSAPNVIDGDDVAGMADDAIVFALANPDPEVDPAVARQTAAVVATGRSDFPNQINNVLVFPGVFRGLLDAQSRTVNTEMMLAAATALANVVTEDELNPNYIIPSVFNDKVAGAVAGAVREAAKAATSA is encoded by the coding sequence ATGGCAACGGCGCCCAGCGTCTCCTACTCGATGACGGTCCGGCTGGAGGTGCCCGCGAGCGGAACCGCGGTCTCCCAGCTCACCGGAGCCGTCGAGTCCCACGGAGGCTCGGTGACCGGCCTCGACGTGACCGCCTCCGGCCACGAGAAGCTCCGCATCGACGTCACCATCGCCGCCACCTCCACCGCGCACGCCGACGAGATCGTCGAACAGCTGCGCCACATCGAGGGCGTCACGCTCGGCAAGGTCTCCGACCGTACGTTCCTGATGCATCTCGGCGGCAAGATCGAGATGGCGTCGAAGCACCCCATCCGCAACCGTGACGACCTCTCGATGATCTACACCCCGGGCGTGGCCCGTGTCTGCATGGCGATCGCCGAGAACCCCGAGGACGCCCGCCGCCTCACCATCAAGCGCAACACCGTTGCGGTCGTGACGGACGGCTCCGCGGTCCTCGGCCTCGGCAACATCGGCCCGATGGCCGCCATGCCGGTCATGGAGGGCAAGGCGGCCCTCTTCAAGCGCTTCGCCGACATCGACGCCTGGCCGATCTGCCTGGACACCCAGGACACCGACGAGATCGTCACGATCGTCAAGGCGATCGCCCCGGGCTTCGCCGGCATCAACCTGGAGGACATCTCCGCGCCCCGCTGCTTCGAGATCGAGGCCCGGCTGCGCGAGGCGCTCGACATCCCCGTCTTCCACGACGACCAGCACGGCACCGCGATCGTCGTCCTCGCGGCCCTCACGAACGCGCTTCGCGTCGCGAGCAAGGCGATCGGGGACATCCGCGTCGTCATGTCGGGCGCCGGCGCGGCCGGTACCGCCATCCTCAAGCTGCTGATCGCCGCCGGGGTGAAGAACGCCGTCGTCGCCGACATCCACGGTGTCGTGCACTGCGACCGCGCCGACCTGGTGGACGCCGCCGCCGACTCGCCGCTGCGCTGGATCGCCGACAACACCAACCCCGAGGGCCTCACGGGCACCCTCAAGGAGGCCGTGCGCGGCGCCGACGTCTTCATCGGCGTCTCGGCCCCGAACGTGATCGACGGCGACGACGTGGCCGGCATGGCGGACGACGCGATTGTGTTCGCGCTCGCGAACCCCGACCCCGAGGTCGACCCCGCTGTCGCCCGGCAGACGGCGGCCGTGGTGGCCACCGGCCGCTCCGACTTCCCGAACCAGATCAACAATGTGCTGGTCTTCCCGGGTGTCTTCCGCGGTCTCCTCGACGCCCAGTCCCGGACCGTCAACACGGAGATGATGCTCGCCGCGGCGACCGCGCTCGCGAACGTCGTCACCGAGGACGAGCTGAACCCGAACTACATCATCCCGAGCGTCTTCAACGACAAGGTCGCGGGCGCGGTCGCCGGGGCGGTGCGCGAGGCCGCGAAGGCGGCGACGTCCGCCTGA
- a CDS encoding HelD family protein: protein MAAQVQQETLDSAHDSVREKEIGVEQEHLDRVYRRLEEKIHEAEFLMNDAAKRGQVGTPGALAERDAQVFRAGIHLNRLNNEFEDFLFGRIDLLLGKDGKKGPDGAYTAVEPAEGAVRPDNTADIAETLHIGRIGVLDSEYAPLVIDWRAPAAAPFYRSTPVEPGRVVRRRVIRSKGRKVLGVEDDLMRPELTALLDGDTLPVIGDGALMAALGQARSHTMRDIVASIQAEQDLVIRAPAASVTYVEGGPGTGKTAVALHRAAYLLYQDRRRYAGGILIVSPTPLLVAYTEGVLPSLGEEGQVAIRAIGSLVDGAEATLYDSPAVARAKGSYRMLKVLRKAARGALESTEAPTRLRVVAFGRRLELEAADLDRVRHNALGGTAPVNLLRPRARKLLLDALWSRSGAAGRHTDPELAAELRSSFDEDISTEDDFIAFLDAWWPELTPRGVLTAMADERRLGRWARRILNPGEIRRVARALKRDGLSVHDVAMLDELQAIVGSPSRPRKKREYDPLDQLTGLEELMPVREETQRERAERLAQERTEYAHVIVDEAQDLTPMQWRMVGRRGRHATWTVVGDPAQSSWSDPDEAAEARDEALGSRPRRRFTLTVNYRNPAEIAELAAKVLALAMPGSESPSAVRSTGVEPRFVTAARDTLARTVRAEAARLLDLVDGTVGVVVAMNRRDEASRWLAGLGERVVALGSLEAKGLEYDATVVVSPAEIADESPAGLRVLYVALTRATQQLTLVSGERDDPDEDGVPDLLRD, encoded by the coding sequence GTGGCCGCTCAGGTTCAGCAGGAAACGCTCGACTCCGCTCACGACTCGGTGCGTGAGAAGGAGATCGGCGTAGAACAGGAACATCTGGACCGGGTGTACCGGCGTCTTGAGGAGAAGATCCACGAGGCCGAGTTCCTGATGAACGACGCGGCCAAGCGCGGTCAGGTCGGCACCCCCGGCGCGCTCGCCGAGCGGGACGCCCAGGTCTTCCGGGCGGGCATCCATCTCAACCGGCTGAACAACGAGTTCGAGGACTTCCTCTTCGGCCGGATCGACCTGCTGCTCGGCAAGGACGGCAAGAAGGGCCCGGACGGCGCGTACACCGCCGTCGAACCCGCCGAGGGCGCGGTCCGCCCCGACAACACCGCCGACATCGCCGAGACCCTGCACATCGGCCGGATCGGCGTCCTGGACTCGGAGTACGCCCCGCTGGTCATCGACTGGCGGGCCCCGGCCGCCGCCCCCTTCTACCGCTCGACCCCGGTCGAGCCCGGCCGGGTCGTACGCCGCCGGGTGATCCGCTCCAAGGGCCGCAAGGTGCTCGGTGTCGAGGACGACCTGATGCGCCCCGAGCTGACGGCCCTCCTCGACGGCGACACACTGCCCGTCATCGGCGACGGAGCCCTGATGGCCGCCCTCGGCCAGGCCCGCAGCCACACCATGCGCGACATCGTCGCCTCCATCCAGGCCGAACAGGACCTGGTGATCCGCGCCCCCGCCGCCTCCGTGACGTACGTCGAGGGCGGCCCCGGCACCGGCAAGACCGCCGTCGCCCTGCACCGCGCCGCGTACCTCCTCTACCAGGACCGCCGCCGGTACGCGGGCGGCATCCTGATCGTCTCGCCCACGCCCCTGCTGGTCGCCTACACCGAGGGCGTCCTGCCCTCCCTCGGCGAGGAGGGACAGGTCGCCATCCGCGCGATCGGCTCCCTGGTCGACGGCGCCGAGGCCACGCTGTACGACTCCCCGGCCGTGGCCCGCGCCAAGGGCTCGTACCGCATGCTCAAGGTGCTGCGGAAGGCCGCCCGGGGCGCGCTGGAGTCGACCGAGGCACCCACCCGCCTCCGGGTCGTCGCCTTCGGCCGCCGCCTGGAACTGGAGGCCGCCGACCTGGACCGCGTCCGCCACAACGCGCTCGGCGGCACGGCCCCCGTCAACCTCCTGCGCCCCCGCGCCCGCAAGCTGCTCCTGGACGCCCTGTGGTCCCGGTCCGGCGCGGCCGGCCGTCACACCGACCCCGAGCTGGCCGCCGAACTGCGCTCCTCCTTCGACGAGGACATCAGCACCGAGGACGACTTCATCGCCTTCCTCGACGCCTGGTGGCCCGAACTGACCCCGCGTGGCGTGCTCACCGCGATGGCCGACGAGCGTCGCCTCGGCCGTTGGGCCCGGCGCATCCTCAATCCGGGTGAGATCCGCCGCGTCGCCCGCGCCCTGAAGCGGGACGGCCTCTCGGTCCACGACGTCGCCATGCTGGACGAACTCCAGGCGATCGTCGGCTCCCCGTCCCGCCCCCGGAAGAAACGCGAGTACGACCCCCTGGACCAGCTCACGGGCCTGGAGGAGCTGATGCCCGTACGCGAGGAGACCCAGCGGGAGCGGGCCGAGCGGCTGGCGCAGGAGCGCACCGAGTACGCGCACGTCATCGTCGACGAGGCACAGGATCTGACGCCGATGCAGTGGCGGATGGTGGGCCGCCGGGGCCGCCACGCCACCTGGACGGTCGTGGGCGACCCCGCCCAGTCCTCCTGGTCCGACCCGGACGAGGCCGCCGAGGCCCGTGACGAGGCCCTGGGCAGCCGCCCGCGCCGCCGCTTCACCCTCACCGTCAACTACCGCAACCCGGCCGAGATCGCCGAACTGGCGGCCAAGGTGCTGGCCCTCGCCATGCCCGGCTCGGAATCCCCCTCGGCGGTCCGCTCCACCGGCGTCGAACCGCGCTTCGTCACCGCCGCGCGCGACACGCTCGCCCGCACGGTCCGCGCGGAGGCCGCCCGCCTCCTCGACCTCGTCGACGGCACGGTCGGCGTGGTCGTCGCCATGAACCGCCGCGACGAGGCCAGCCGTTGGCTGGCCGGTTTGGGCGAGCGTGTGGTGGCCCTCGGCAGTCTGGAGGCGAAGGGACTGGAGTACGACGCGACTGTGGTCGTCTCCCCGGCCGAGATCGCGGACGAGTCCCCGGCGGGGCTGAGGGTCCTGTACGTGGCCCTGACGCGTGCGACGCAGCAACTGACCCTGGTGTCGGGGGAGCGGGACGACCCTGACGAGGACGGCGTCCCCGACCTGCTGCGCGACTGA
- a CDS encoding anti-sigma factor family protein, with product MPGSVQGAQGSGDNIHETVGAYALGILDDTEATQFEMHLATCEWCGQQLDELAGMEPMLAALADLPAAQGTPAIGESLSAKPTTGLADRLVGEVVQHRAKKTRRNFFMLAAGVALIVGGPTAVFATTGGGDDTPTASNTLSTSPAKDAFDNMPASDKVSGTDASTAVSATVGMESKAWGTHAVLELKNVKGPEKCSLIAVGKNGERETVTSWSVPEWGYGIKNAKTEQARNPLYVHGGAAFTPDEIDHFEILTFSGKKLVSVKA from the coding sequence ATGCCCGGGTCTGTGCAAGGAGCCCAAGGTTCCGGTGACAACATCCATGAAACCGTCGGCGCGTACGCCCTCGGGATACTGGACGACACCGAGGCCACACAGTTCGAGATGCACCTCGCCACGTGCGAGTGGTGCGGCCAGCAGTTGGACGAGCTGGCCGGTATGGAACCGATGCTGGCCGCGCTCGCGGACCTGCCCGCCGCTCAGGGCACACCCGCGATCGGCGAGTCCCTGTCCGCGAAACCGACCACCGGCCTCGCGGACCGCCTGGTCGGCGAGGTCGTCCAGCACCGCGCGAAGAAGACCCGACGCAACTTCTTCATGCTGGCCGCCGGTGTCGCCCTGATCGTCGGCGGCCCGACGGCGGTGTTCGCGACGACGGGCGGCGGGGACGACACCCCCACGGCGAGCAACACCCTGTCCACCAGCCCGGCCAAGGACGCCTTCGACAACATGCCCGCCTCGGACAAGGTCTCGGGCACCGACGCCTCCACCGCGGTCTCCGCCACGGTCGGCATGGAGTCCAAGGCCTGGGGCACGCACGCGGTCCTGGAGCTGAAGAACGTCAAGGGCCCGGAGAAGTGCTCGCTCATCGCCGTCGGCAAGAACGGCGAGCGCGAGACCGTCACCTCCTGGTCCGTCCCGGAGTGGGGCTACGGCATCAAGAACGCCAAGACGGAGCAGGCCAGGAACCCGCTCTACGTCCACGGCGGCGCCGCCTTCACCCCGGACGAGATCGACCACTTCGAGATCCTGACCTTCAGCGGGAAGAAGCTCGTCTCGGTCAAGGCGTGA
- a CDS encoding sigma-70 family RNA polymerase sigma factor, giving the protein MRKDSAVADERPHRARHRASQPSEPDEELMRALYREHAGPLLAYVLRLVAGDRQRAEDVVQETLIRAWKNAGQLNRATGSVRPWLVTVARRIVIDGHRSRQARPQEVDPSPLEVIPAEDEIDKALWLMTLSDALDDLTPAHREVLVETYFKGRTVNEAAETLGIPSGTVRSRVFYALRSMKLALEERGVTA; this is encoded by the coding sequence GTGCGCAAGGATTCCGCTGTGGCCGATGAACGCCCGCACAGGGCCCGACATCGTGCGTCACAGCCCTCTGAGCCTGACGAGGAGCTGATGCGCGCGCTGTACCGCGAGCACGCTGGACCCTTGCTCGCGTACGTGCTGCGTCTGGTCGCGGGCGACCGCCAGCGTGCCGAGGACGTTGTGCAGGAAACTCTCATCAGGGCCTGGAAGAACGCCGGTCAGCTCAATCGGGCGACCGGATCGGTACGCCCCTGGCTGGTGACGGTCGCACGCCGCATCGTCATCGACGGCCACCGCAGCCGGCAGGCCCGGCCGCAGGAGGTCGACCCGTCGCCGCTGGAGGTCATCCCCGCGGAGGACGAGATCGACAAGGCGTTGTGGCTGATGACACTGTCGGACGCGCTGGACGACCTGACCCCTGCCCACAGGGAGGTCCTGGTCGAGACCTATTTCAAAGGGCGTACGGTCAATGAGGCGGCCGAGACGCTTGGCATCCCCAGTGGCACCGTCCGCTCCCGGGTGTTCTACGCCCTGCGGTCGATGAAGCTGGCTCTAGAGGAGCGCGGGGTGACGGCATGA
- a CDS encoding CGNR zinc finger domain-containing protein: MAHPQPPRFDCGHLCLDFLTTTHPEEQLDSPDALRRWITAAALVPDGTPLDHITPHWLTGFRELRGHIAELVSIGAPDPRPFDLSLARVNELARAATPAPRAVRTDDGTLTRALDHTPDCAALLALLARDTVELLTDPAACAGLRRCAGDNCPVVYVDTSRGRRRRWCSSEICGNRERVARHRRRAALSRV, from the coding sequence ATGGCACACCCGCAACCCCCTCGCTTCGACTGCGGCCACCTCTGCCTGGACTTCCTCACCACCACCCACCCCGAGGAACAACTCGACTCCCCGGACGCCCTGCGCCGCTGGATCACCGCCGCCGCCCTGGTCCCCGACGGCACCCCCCTCGACCACATCACCCCGCACTGGCTGACCGGCTTCAGAGAACTCCGCGGTCACATAGCCGAGTTGGTCAGCATCGGCGCCCCCGACCCCCGCCCCTTCGACCTCTCCCTGGCGAGAGTCAACGAACTGGCGCGCGCGGCGACCCCGGCCCCCCGGGCCGTCCGCACGGACGACGGCACCCTCACCCGTGCCCTGGACCACACCCCCGACTGCGCGGCTCTGCTCGCCCTGCTCGCCCGCGACACCGTCGAGTTGCTCACCGACCCGGCCGCCTGCGCGGGCCTGCGCCGCTGCGCCGGCGACAACTGCCCCGTCGTCTACGTCGACACCTCACGGGGCCGACGCCGCCGCTGGTGCTCCAGCGAAATCTGCGGCAACCGCGAACGCGTGGCCCGCCACCGCCGCCGAGCGGCCCTGTCCCGCGTGTAG
- a CDS encoding uroporphyrinogen-III synthase: MDRTDQTAQPEHGPLAGFTVGVTAARRADELGALLQRRGAAVLHAPALRIVPLADDSELLAATKDLLDQAPDIVVATTAIGFRGWIEAADGWGLGEALLDRLRGVEVLARGPKVKGAIRAAGLTEEWSPSSESMAEVLDRLLEQGVENLRIAIQLHGEPLPGFVESLRAAGAEVVGVPVYRWMPPEDITPVDRLLDAAVGRGLDALTFTSAPAAASLLSRAEDRGLLPELLNALNHDVLPACVGPVTALPLQAHGVDTVQPERFRLGPLVQLLCQELPGRARILPIAGHRVEIRGHAVLVDGALRPVPPAGMSLLRALCRRPGWVVPRSDLLKALPGAGRDEHAVETAMARLRTSLGTPKLIQTVVKRGYRLALDPAADAKYDA; encoded by the coding sequence ATGGATCGGACGGATCAGACAGCGCAGCCGGAACACGGACCGCTCGCGGGGTTCACCGTGGGCGTCACGGCCGCCCGCCGGGCCGACGAACTCGGAGCGCTCCTCCAGCGTCGCGGAGCGGCGGTCCTGCACGCCCCCGCGCTGCGCATCGTGCCGCTCGCCGACGACAGCGAACTGCTGGCCGCGACCAAGGACCTCCTCGACCAGGCACCCGACATCGTGGTGGCGACCACCGCCATCGGTTTCCGCGGCTGGATCGAGGCGGCGGACGGCTGGGGCCTCGGCGAGGCGCTCCTCGACCGGCTGCGCGGCGTCGAGGTCCTGGCGCGCGGACCGAAGGTGAAGGGCGCGATCCGTGCCGCCGGCCTCACGGAGGAGTGGTCCCCGTCCTCCGAATCCATGGCCGAGGTACTCGACCGCCTGCTGGAGCAGGGCGTCGAGAACCTCCGCATCGCCATCCAGCTGCACGGCGAACCCCTCCCCGGCTTCGTGGAGTCCCTGCGGGCCGCCGGGGCGGAGGTCGTGGGCGTCCCCGTCTACCGCTGGATGCCGCCCGAGGACATCACCCCCGTGGACCGCCTCCTCGACGCAGCGGTCGGGCGCGGCCTCGACGCCCTCACCTTCACCAGCGCCCCGGCGGCGGCGTCCCTGCTCTCCCGTGCCGAGGACCGGGGCCTGCTCCCGGAGCTGCTGAACGCGCTGAACCACGACGTCCTGCCCGCCTGTGTGGGCCCCGTGACGGCCCTTCCCCTCCAGGCCCACGGCGTGGACACGGTCCAGCCCGAACGCTTCCGCCTCGGCCCCCTCGTCCAACTCCTCTGCCAGGAACTCCCCGGCCGCGCCCGCATCCTCCCCATCGCCGGCCACCGTGTGGAGATCCGCGGCCACGCGGTCCTGGTCGACGGCGCCCTGCGCCCCGTCCCCCCGGCCGGCATGTCCCTCCTTCGCGCCCTCTGCCGCCGCCCCGGCTGGGTCGTCCCCCGCTCCGACCTCCTCAAGGCCCTCCCCGGCGCCGGCCGCGACGAACACGCCGTCGAAACGGCGATGGCCCGCCTCCGCACGTCCCTGGGCACCCCGAAACTGATCCAGACCGTCGTAAAACGCGGCTACCGCCTGGCCCTTGACCCGGCGGCGGACGCGAAGTACGACGCGTAA
- a CDS encoding nitrate/nitrite transporter, giving the protein MTAPSTAPASSRGGRWIEHWDPENEAFWNETGEKVARRNLIFSVLSEHIGFSIWTVWSVMVLFMGPEYGLTPADKFFIVSMATLVGAVVRIPYTFAVALFGGRNWTVVSASLLLVPTVAAFVVMEPGTSFNTFLICAMLAGIGGGNFASSMTNINAFFPLRKKGWALGLNAGGGNIGVPVVQLIGLAVIGASGGPRVLLGIYIPLIVIAAVLAWLKMDNITSLKNDTGAAKDSIKEAHTWIMSFLYIGTFGSFIGYSFAFGLVLQTQFGRTPLQSAYVTFIGPLLGSLIRPVGGALADKYGGAKITLWNYVAMAGATGVIVVASMQKSLPLFTTAFIALFVLSGLGNGSTFKMIPGIFQAKALAQGLEGEEAAAYGRRLSGASMGIIGAVGALGGLGINLAFRQSFLTVGSGTGAFVTFLAFYGICFAVTWAVYLRRPASNTSATTATTDSKPQLSYAEV; this is encoded by the coding sequence ATGACAGCCCCGAGCACTGCCCCCGCATCGAGCAGGGGAGGCCGCTGGATCGAGCACTGGGATCCGGAGAACGAGGCCTTCTGGAACGAGACCGGCGAGAAGGTCGCCCGCCGCAACCTCATCTTCTCGGTGCTCTCGGAGCACATCGGCTTCTCCATCTGGACCGTGTGGTCGGTGATGGTGCTGTTCATGGGCCCCGAGTACGGGCTCACCCCGGCCGACAAGTTCTTCATCGTCTCGATGGCCACCCTGGTCGGTGCCGTCGTCCGCATCCCGTACACCTTCGCGGTCGCGCTCTTCGGCGGACGCAACTGGACGGTCGTCTCCGCGAGCCTGCTGCTCGTCCCGACCGTCGCGGCGTTCGTCGTGATGGAGCCGGGGACCTCGTTCAACACGTTCCTCATCTGCGCGATGCTCGCCGGAATCGGCGGCGGCAACTTCGCCTCCTCCATGACCAACATCAACGCCTTCTTCCCGCTGCGGAAGAAGGGCTGGGCGCTCGGCCTCAACGCGGGCGGCGGCAACATCGGCGTCCCGGTCGTGCAGCTCATCGGCCTCGCCGTCATCGGCGCGAGCGGCGGTCCGCGCGTGCTGCTCGGGATCTACATCCCCCTCATCGTGATCGCCGCCGTCCTGGCCTGGCTCAAGATGGACAACATCACGTCGCTGAAGAACGACACCGGTGCCGCGAAGGACTCCATCAAGGAGGCCCACACCTGGATCATGTCCTTCCTCTACATCGGCACCTTCGGCTCCTTCATCGGCTACAGCTTCGCCTTCGGCCTCGTCCTGCAGACCCAGTTCGGCCGTACGCCCCTGCAGTCCGCGTACGTCACCTTCATCGGCCCCCTGCTCGGCTCGCTGATCCGCCCCGTCGGCGGCGCGCTCGCCGACAAGTACGGCGGCGCCAAGATCACCCTGTGGAACTACGTCGCCATGGCCGGCGCCACCGGCGTCATCGTCGTCGCCTCCATGCAGAAGTCGCTGCCCCTCTTCACCACCGCGTTCATCGCCCTCTTCGTCCTCAGCGGCCTGGGCAACGGCTCCACCTTCAAGATGATCCCGGGCATCTTCCAGGCCAAGGCGCTCGCGCAGGGCCTGGAGGGCGAGGAGGCCGCCGCCTACGGACGCCGGCTCTCCGGTGCCTCCATGGGCATCATCGGCGCGGTCGGCGCCCTCGGCGGCCTCGGCATCAACCTGGCCTTCCGCCAGTCCTTCCTCACGGTCGGCTCCGGCACCGGCGCCTTCGTCACCTTCCTCGCCTTCTACGGCATCTGCTTCGCGGTGACCTGGGCCGTATACCTTCGCCGCCCGGCCTCGAACACCTCCGCGACGACGGCCACGACGGATTCGAAGCCGCAGCTCAGCTATGCCGAGGTGTGA
- a CDS encoding acyl-CoA synthetase family protein, whose translation MVDPATATPCEPGRVGEIWIDGPCVALGYRERPRATEETFRARIAGERGTTTYLRTGDLGFLHEGELFVAGRVKDVTIRNGRNFYPQDIELSAESSVPGLRPNRAAAFSVDDGERERLIVVVETDGRVLRRAGAEGVREAVRAAVHDGQRLLTDEVVVVRRGALPRTTSGKVRRQTCRKLYAEGEPGALAD comes from the coding sequence GTGGTCGACCCGGCCACCGCCACGCCCTGCGAACCCGGTCGCGTCGGCGAGATCTGGATCGACGGACCGTGCGTCGCCCTCGGCTACCGGGAGCGCCCGCGCGCCACCGAGGAGACGTTCCGGGCCCGGATCGCGGGGGAGCGCGGGACGACGACGTATCTCCGCACGGGAGACCTCGGCTTCCTCCACGAGGGCGAACTGTTCGTCGCGGGCCGTGTGAAGGACGTCACCATCCGCAACGGCCGCAACTTCTACCCGCAGGACATCGAACTGTCCGCGGAGTCGTCGGTGCCGGGCCTGCGGCCCAACCGCGCCGCCGCGTTCTCCGTGGACGACGGCGAACGCGAGCGTCTGATCGTCGTAGTGGAGACGGACGGACGGGTGCTCCGCCGGGCCGGGGCCGAGGGGGTCCGCGAGGCGGTGCGTGCCGCCGTGCACGACGGGCAGCGGCTGCTCACGGACGAGGTCGTGGTGGTCCGCAGGGGCGCGCTGCCCCGTACGACCAGCGGAAAGGTACGACGGCAGACGTGCCGGAAGCTCTACGCGGAAGGCGAGCCGGGGGCTCTCGCCGACTGA
- a CDS encoding serine hydrolase domain-containing protein, producing MSKKTQGSQWNDLRTRIATGGWEASDSWGLTGTWTMDGASGTWDTFGRTNPAPAPQPTPTPEAAPTADVVELATGRRIDLGHWQHRLDELRETHDVPGATLAFVIDDEVQELASGVLNRQTEVEATTDSVFQLGSIAKVYTAALIMRLAESGDLDLDAPVVSVLPEFATIDPEATKVITSRMLLSHTSGLTCDFHLDTGRGDDSLAKYVEAAKGVAMDCRPGTAVSYSGIGYVVLGRVVEVLTGTTWDQALKDRLLTPLGLTHTMTLPEEVLPFRAAMGHLTGPDGEQALAPAWDLMPRAAGPAARVCATAGDLVRFARLHLADGRAADGTHLLGPDSVAAMRHRETDVPDKWTVSADGWGLGWTLYDGDGVPGFGHDGASIGQYAYLRVVPGAGVAVALLTNGGGSRLLCADLVRELLADLADVTMPAPFAPAEQPPTVDITPWTGTYKREGVLITVSERDGKPHLVHAFVDGMAGYSPDLEMDLVPLTDTVFAGAGGGASFTEDWMPVVFTTTPDGTKYAYIGMRAAPKTA from the coding sequence ATGTCGAAGAAGACGCAGGGCTCGCAGTGGAACGACCTCCGCACCCGGATCGCGACCGGCGGCTGGGAGGCCAGTGACAGCTGGGGCCTGACCGGGACCTGGACGATGGACGGCGCCTCGGGCACCTGGGACACGTTCGGCAGGACGAACCCGGCTCCGGCCCCGCAGCCCACCCCAACCCCTGAAGCCGCCCCCACCGCCGACGTAGTCGAACTCGCCACCGGCCGCCGCATCGACCTCGGCCACTGGCAGCACCGCCTCGACGAACTGCGCGAGACACACGACGTGCCCGGCGCGACCCTCGCCTTCGTGATCGACGACGAGGTCCAGGAACTGGCCAGCGGTGTCCTCAACCGGCAGACCGAGGTGGAGGCCACCACCGACTCCGTCTTCCAGCTCGGCTCGATCGCCAAGGTCTACACGGCCGCCCTGATCATGCGGCTCGCCGAGTCCGGCGACCTCGACCTGGACGCCCCGGTGGTCAGCGTGCTGCCGGAGTTCGCGACCATCGACCCCGAGGCCACCAAGGTCATCACCAGCCGGATGCTGCTCTCCCACACCAGCGGCCTGACCTGCGACTTCCACCTCGACACCGGACGCGGCGACGACAGCCTGGCCAAGTACGTCGAGGCCGCCAAGGGCGTGGCGATGGACTGTCGGCCGGGTACGGCGGTGTCGTACAGCGGCATCGGGTACGTGGTGCTCGGCCGGGTCGTCGAGGTGCTGACCGGCACCACCTGGGACCAGGCCCTCAAGGACCGGCTGCTCACCCCGCTCGGCCTGACGCACACCATGACGCTCCCGGAGGAGGTGCTGCCGTTCCGCGCGGCGATGGGGCATCTCACCGGGCCGGACGGTGAGCAGGCGCTCGCCCCGGCCTGGGACCTGATGCCGCGCGCCGCGGGCCCGGCCGCCCGGGTCTGCGCCACCGCCGGCGACCTGGTCCGCTTCGCCAGGCTGCACCTCGCCGACGGCCGGGCGGCCGACGGCACCCATCTCCTCGGCCCCGACTCGGTCGCCGCGATGCGGCACCGCGAGACGGACGTCCCCGACAAGTGGACGGTGAGCGCGGACGGTTGGGGCCTCGGCTGGACCCTCTACGACGGGGACGGCGTCCCCGGCTTCGGCCACGACGGCGCCTCCATCGGCCAGTACGCCTACCTCCGGGTGGTGCCTGGCGCGGGCGTGGCCGTCGCGCTCCTGACCAACGGCGGCGGCTCCCGCCTCCTCTGCGCCGACCTCGTGCGCGAACTCCTCGCCGACCTGGCCGACGTCACCATGCCCGCCCCTTTCGCCCCCGCCGAACAGCCCCCCACCGTCGACATCACCCCCTGGACCGGCACCTACAAGCGCGAGGGCGTCCTCATCACCGTCTCCGAACGCGACGGAAAGCCCCACCTCGTCCATGCCTTCGTCGACGGCATGGCCGGCTACTCCCCGGACCTCGAAATGGACCTCGTCCCCCTCACCGACACGGTCTTCGCCGGCGCCGGCGGCGGCGCCTCCTTCACCGAGGACTGGATGCCGGTCGTCTTCACCACCACCCCCGACGGCACGAAGTACGCCTACATCGGCATGAGGGCGGCCCCGAAGACGGCGTGA